The genomic segment tagcagcagctcctcgcacccacaatgcaattcaaattgcggagtttccagtgtcacaatttgtatcgatcatggccttgcatccactgcgcatggtgtccccaggctacgcccccgtactacaccgtggccaatgcaatttcctgcgaataagcgttcttatccattctatgttctttgcccaaaggtattgacctgggttgcggttgaagatcaccatctgtcccgctagtaggaatctgctggagcttggcgaccacacccctatgtcaaatttcgcaagcccagcacgtgcagcctctgttcaattgaaatgctttctgatccacaaaacgtttattcggaattaaatgaaagtgcaatgtaaactcacattaatgtcacattatctcagaaaataataccttaatagtctctctcttatcgcaaaaaatagtgtacttggatttaaatgcattctccacaagacttgactgactgactcaccaaccattgtggccagtggtttctgtctttctgcaagccagttttgttgccagtttctttttctctggaatattcttgcatacaaacaattgatgcgactactgtgatttgtcacaccaaagatcaaactagctttcaaagtggctagtgagactgaaagctctgatctccaaaaaagatagcagtacaattttttgtaaggaagtgctagcactgcctagtTGTAGtagcctcgcaagccatcctacgtacttccgccaaaggattggctccactactgtagtctggccgtacttctctgtggagtgcctggagcagtagaattttgatcgcaacgcccccccagaaaacagccaataatcgaatacgccccccacgtggggacgaaagggggaggacgctcgtgacaatgacgtacacatctgcgccagagccattggtctgtgctatgttgttgttgagtaactgccagcgattgggtgagaggtgtccaataatttcaaaccataactgagtgcaaacttcctgcttcctacaattgcttcagagcaaacaaatgccagaccataaatacgaaatgaaaatggtagtattatgggatggtcaggaccaggctataattgtaggcctattgtgaccgtaagcaggttttcgagagatatataataggtggtgggcccagtctcatatcttgtcagttcgttggtgttaacgagtggcaactttatttttgcttatataaccccctgacaacccattaatcaatattttggctgttgccatcctcaaaacttgcacattgatttataaaaatgacaacaaaaactagccgaccgagtgacgtcacgtcaatgcaaagtcaacgaggcagaatacagctagcgcgtgcatacccggaaccgtcagatttcatggcaaaaagtgacaagttggggggtaagtgggctcacttgttgtgtacatgcaaaaaatatatatttttctcaaactttcaggagtgctctttttcgctgttagtgttcgactgtctgaccattattgggcaacgagagataaatgtcaaaaagatgacaggtctgttccctcaaagcaatagagcaatgaggtgacgggggtagatcaattcgccaaaaaactacgtgtcagtaaagaaatgcaagctgtgttatttttttccagtaacaggaaaatggtcaggaatgaaatgcctatgttgtttcaatgattaggtgaattatctgcctatgaaaaaagcccgatatgcggataaatattcccttttcaactttgaggggcggagacttcccattgactgtgcattatgtgacgtcatccccagtcttttttattttcgttattttttaagatcaacgtgcaacttttcagcgtggcaacagccagaatattgctttacatattgtcaggaggtcatattagaaaaatcaagttgccactcgagagtgagaacgaaactcattttctaaaggagctacgaaatctagcccaccgtctataacgccatgatatcagctagcgacttttcagcaagtcaACTatcgacttctagcgacttttggcaacactgagtcaaagaatattactgtgtataagtgcaatcaagatggcaacctgaccaaactgtgtgtgtgtggacaataatgtattcaataggtggatattaattggatattattatatggttgtgacgtcatctgtcgaatgctccattcatttcaacggggctccccaacgttcggacgtctgttatttttcgataacggacgggttcgtctataacagaccgctgtcaatggcaacaagacttttcactgctaaagcgacttttcaacaagactctaatcagctgctgtgatagacagcacccgttgtcctggctaccgctcaATGGCAAcaagtagggtgaccagacgtccggttttccctGGACAtatcctacttttgagacctagggtgcatcccaatatgtgtccttgcctcctccacttgtgcttgtctcctcgtcccgcctcctggcccctcctccgtggagaaaacgataaagtttcccagctgtcagcctcgccacaacaacttttgagggactgtttttcattcaccatcccaattgcaaatgagaaaaagactttgcaattgagcttttgaaagatattgaaatataatgctgttgtcagtgatgtcatcatgacgagaagcaagtggaggaggcaagtggaggaggcaaggtcgcatattgggatgcacccctaaaAAAAtttccggggggaatttcagaaatgtccgggattttgttggactgcctaaAATaaacctaattcatctgcattttaattttcactccgttccatttgactccactccaggtttctctctaccgttcacaaattagtcacgcccttctcatcaaatctagccacttcgcaccatgtgtccgaaagaagtagcctagggactagacagtgcgccccatgtttacaagcgaaagcgcatgtGTCCGCCGGTTCTTGCCAATAGAAACGCAAataatgcacgttcgcggtggagttggaaaaaaaatcccgcgtgtggagccaggtatgaaggtaatctaacacaggagtatgcctagtaacaccaccaaatccatcatttagggaggtacaagttttgttacaccttgtcacaagacttagcctaaaaaatctttcatgatctgacatttccaagttatttgcaaaagcaatttctcggagctagaaggactcattcctgagttaagaaattaagcttcttcttcatcagcttcttcttctgtctattgcctttgcagttattgataacgctgtatgggttatcttattgatggtaggtaaaactccagttcctctcttaatggctgcagtgcccattgctaatctctgagcaccatgccactacaagtagcacAATACAAACATAGCCTAATGCCTAAGCCTAAAGCcatatgtagcctaatagaacttcattatcaattcagttgaaaaccacaaatgttgtgttttttatatttagtttccaatgttatatagcctaatgctgttcatctttgtggggaatggctgagatgggcctacattatggtgaatctatttttaaaaacagaaattagaataggcctatgaaatttagctgcattgttatgctgttaaactactccaatataggtgttaggcctactatctaggattgtaacaaaggcacactctgcatatgatcacacaaattatgtgataggcctataggcgtaactgaagagatttgaattgtcatttatggtagaaaaatgaatgtgcatgccaaaaagagtggcttttaaacaaatgaccattttggatgcgttgatactttataggcctactatcatacctcatacccacatatagggtagactgagtacagttgagtacagggtacagttgagacaaaccaaatatctctgggtaacaacgcaactctgatctaatttttgctgtggacatgggcatcgatatcctcttagatcttggaaaatttgaaaccagcccataacacagatccaaagatattgggaaaatgctgttttcgacaggtcagatttccttcaccagggtccttcaacaatgaatatctaataaccagtagttatcctcttgatataagttacatgattgcaagccatgatatgtgctctaaaagcagacatatttcctgacatcataacagttaaaaccattttaaaatctttatcgatgtgtgatctggccagaaggggacagtttagacgctagcctgtaatgctaatttcactatgtaaaaccaatgtaaagatgctaacgggtacagttgagtacagtattttgctatcagccatgctattagctcccatggctattacctcccattgattagaatggtgtctcaactgtactctactatgtctcaactgtaccccaccgttttttagctagggtacagtttggacaaaagtgcaccttttttgtttgattaattacaaaaacattaaacatcccagagatataattccttgattatatatttgccaacatcctgaaaatatgttctgtccaaaacaactttctttttaggaccttttaatagtctaatttctacgtggaaggggacaaaaataaaagtgtacccaactgtactcagtctacttTCATatctgtagatacacagatacaccgatgacataGACCGATGACCGATGACATacacagatgaccccccccccccccccccccccccaaaaaaaaagtgtcctcttttttacaaatccaaatctggtcaccctagcaacaagacgttcaccgctaaagccactggcttgtatacaagtcagtggctaaagcgaatgtttcatatcactccgcagggggtccggtcttttgtcactctaatcagctgctgtgatagacacctgttgtcctggctagcctacctagctgttgcctagcggtgttccacaacggcactgttttgttttgcgcagcaacaatcttaacattaaataggtctaaacaaatgtccccgcatgtgtgaatcatttaagtatatccatataataagcgggttaactttcggcgagtcggtcgctttgtggaatagcagcacttcagagagaacaagacccctccgctccgcgtcggggtctaaagattctctctgtcgtgctgctattccacggtagcgagcttctcgccgaacgttaacccttacgtcatgtctagactcggagaagagtaaacaattataccacaaacaaaatcgggaaaaagttgaaggaaaaaaatccaggacaaatatttttttccaggacatttggtgaatttccaggactttcaaggacttgaaaacacatctctaaatttccaggttttccaggttttccaggacgtgtgggaaccctgatagTATAATCACAGCCATAAGGCCTGTGTAACATCATAACTCAGATGCAAGCAACAGAATGTGTACAGACACACTCAAGCTGTCTGATGAGAACACTTTTTTGTATTAAGTGGGTGCATAAATATAGAAAGTAAACATTTTGTTTGGCTCACGACTTCATCACAGATTTTGACTTTGTCCCAGTGTGTATTTGAGCTAAACACGACCCTCCACTGAGTTATGATCTGTATGCACTATAACATCCCAGCACCTGAGCAAAGCATTTGAGCAAAGCACTGTTAATGACTAGTATGGGATTGGGCATGAAGGCAATAAAAACGTTTCAACTCAGACAGAAATAAAAAACTGAAATGATACTAGAAGGGCTTAAGACAGACACAAATAGTCTTTATTAACGAAATTTATTGATTCACAATAtcgtaaaataaaataaaacagaaacaAAGGTTTCCTCTCAAAAGTGGTCGCCACTTTCTGCAATAGAGACAATGATACTGTTAGTAGCGCAGTCAATGAAATGCCACTTTTGAGTTGACAGAATTATTTTGATGTTACCTTTACTTCAGAAATCACATCTGCAGCGGCTGTTCATCTGTGTGAATTGAGTGCATTCACCCACAGATCCCTCTCAGTACTGCTCAGAGAAAAATGGGCATTTAATGGCATCATGTATTTCACACATAGAGCAAATATTATCAGCATTCAATCAACACCAGGACACATTGACTTACCATGTGTTGGCCACCAGAATAAGGGTTGTGGACTTGTGGCTCGGAGTCAAGTGGAGCAGAAAGCATTCTTTTGGTTGGCCAAGGATGTTTGCTTTTATGTCCTCTGCGTGCACGTTGCAAGGGAACCAAGCATATTCTTGCACACTGAAATTACTTTCCCTGGGATGTAAACAGCAAGGGTGTGTAGGAGGAACAGAAGAATAAGcaagtttagattttttttatacATGAACATCTACTTTCAGGAAAAACGATCACTGAAGGTCACTGAATTCTTGCAATCGGTGTGACGTAAATTTGGGGTAAAAATGTCTGCGTTGCTCTGATTGCTCTGCACTGGTTGTCATGCTGGACCTAGTGAACAAACGTGCCATGTGAATTGGTGGCTAATTAACTTGTCACCCCAAACTAATGTGTTGCTAAGTGACAGTAGCAAACGGGCCAGATGCCTGACTTGAAGGATGGCCCATGTTCAAAGCATTTTTTGAATACTGTAGTCTAGTCTATAGTAAAAATGTGACATTTCTATATTCTGTGGATCTACACATCCTTCACTTTTGGACGGTTCAGTTTGACTACATTTTTGACTTAGCACTACTCAGAGAGAAAGCCGTACTGAAGGAAAACACACCTTTCTACGGAGAGGAGTAGCAGATCATTGAAGAGATGCAAATAGACGTCTGAGAAAGACACTGTGGACCCTGCTATGGCACAGACCCTCACGTCTGTTTGCCTCAGCCGGCCCTCACGAACCAGGTAGCGCCCCGGTTTGGTCAAAGGAATGGCCTAAAGGATGTGCCAAAGAGAATGGTAAACAAATATCAcaagaaaatacaaaaagaaTGACATTATAACAGGCAGATATAGTCTCAAACTGAACATAGCACAAGTGCAGGAAAATAAGAAGATTACAACCTTCATTTGACCAAAATCTAGCAGCTTCTCCAAGTGCACCAGTTCCTCTGTTTGCTTCATGCACAGTACCTTTTTATTACACTCGCTCACAATCTAAAGACAAGAGGGGTAGGAAAGACATGGTATTAAACAAGGCTGTATGTTCACAGCACTGAGATTGTGAAAAGCACATTTTATATCAACACTAAACTTGATCTTAAAGTAGGGCCTATGCATAACCCACTGCATTTACATTAAGCTGTGGTATATTTTAATTGACAATCAACTGGCAACACACACTTTAATGTCCACTAAACAGAATTTTAAATAAAAACCAATGCGACCAACAGTCCACTGATTATGAGATCCTCCACATGTGCCATGTCTTGCTTTTGGCCATTTCAACAAGCATGAATTGCCTCAGGGTCCTATAGTTTAACAGACCAGTCTTAGCTTCATTAAATGATAACCGTTACCGGTGACTGGATGAATATTAAAATCATTACTTCATTCACAATCCTTTGATATATAGTATCGTGTGAAAcccaattaaaataattaaaatgggTGAATAAAAAGGATAGGCAGTAAGCTACATTTGAGCAGATCTACCTGATGCAGGACATCAATGGCTTCTGATAAAGGCCCAAAACATGAATCATCTGGATCGGTCAGCTTCAAGGTTGCCTGGTGGGAAgacaagaaaaataaaataataatacgaTGGGGAGTTTTCTCCTGGCCCCAGAGCCCTTCAGTATTGGTGGTGGGGACCCATTATGACCCTGGCAGGCCATATGGGAGGCccataagtgttttgccctgggccccTGTGTGTGAAATTGTTCCTCCACTGTATGTGCTCTGAGCGACATGAGGCACAAACAACAACGCAATGCTGTCCTTGCAAGCATTGACTGGTTCTATGTTAATGATTATTCCTGAGACAGACCCATCTAATCAAATTTATTATCAAAAGACCTCTCTGATTGTACTGCAAAAATAGAACAGATTGTCTACACACCTCTAAAATGAGCTTTATTCTGGTGATTCTCTGGAAGGGAAGAACCAGGAAGGACTTCAGGGTTTGCCTCTGACACTTTGCATCCCTCTCCAGTTTGTGCAGAACATGTGAAAACCTGTGCTTCTTCTGTCTGAGTCAAAATACAGTACAATGAATTTCCCAATTATTTGACATTAACATTACCATTATAGAACAATGCTTATGATAGCCATATGAAAAAACTATGCAATAAACATGTGATAAGACTAAGGCATGCAAACATGAAATGGTTGACGCACAGTTTGGACATCAGGTCCTCTTGATACATCAGGTTAGTCACATAAGGCACGTAGACTGCATGGAGTTTCATTCTGTGATGCAACACAATGTCCCCGACTTTTGACATGACCACACTCTCCTGAAGGTGACGCTCCAGATCGAGCAAAAAGCTGTTTCAAATGAAATCCCAGAGAGTGACAATGTAAGAGCTGTGCCGAAAGTATGCACCGTCTCCCCGAAAAGAACAAATACAGTACTATTATTTGACATTTATAGTATATGCAGGGGTCAAAACAGCATCCACAAACCATCTTGTATACCTCTCACTAACCCCACAGACCCCACGGAGGTTGGAGAAAAGGATGTGATGCTCCAGAGAGGACAGGGTTTTTTGAAGTGTCTTGGAGCACTGGAAATGATTGACTGCAACCCTCAGGCTCTTCAGATAGGAGGCTTCGGAGGTCAGTAGTTCAAACATGGTCTTCAAGGTGGGACAGAGGATTAAAAAGAAACATTGAATCACAGTATTTTCACTGGAATGGCAACTAAAATCATTATCAAAAACATACAACTTACTTAGATGAGTTGAACAACATAAAAGGGCACAAGATGAAAGAACAAACAAAAGTAACCAGCTGAAACACCACTTCAAGTAATAGGCTACCTGGCCGCCCGGAGAGGGTTGAGCCAGGTACTAAGGTGGTAGGCAGACGGGAATGTTTTTCTATACCaatgacaacgttcccctggcctAGCCATATGAAACTACCCAGAACGGTAGCCCAATAAAATGAccctctgtctgtttgcctgcagtGTTTGGGTCTAACATATCACATGCATATATCCTTGGGCAGGGGGCCAGGTTGTCATCTGTGACTGCTCTTATTTGCCTTTATACCAGTGTTTTTCAAAGCTGCGGTTGGGACCCCATGCAAGGTTGCCTGCAATTCAAATGGgatcgcctgaaatgtctgaaagtgtgtggggaaaaaaaagaataggcctactgaaatattAATAACATAATTCACCATTCTCTTTGGAACACCATTGATAGACTGtcataaatatctataggtttaatacCCTACAACTTTATTAGCTCAGTTcttatgttttcatttttattgttaaaaaaatgtcttatggggtccccagaaatttgggatgtcaactAGGGTCCagtgacaaaaaaggttgagaaccactgcttcatACCAACCTCCTGTCGTCTGACCTCCTTTGCAGTGAGCAATCCAAGAAGGCCTTGCTCTTTAACCACACTAAGCTCCTGCCACAGAGAGTAGGCACCCCTATCTTTGAGGACAGCAGGAGTTGGAGACAGCGAGAGCCTGGCTGATCTTGCCAAGCCAGGTTGAGCTGGGCACTCCAGACCGGGTAGCCATTGTTGGGAGGCCACCAAGTCAGAGAGACCAGTCTGATGCACTCTTTGAATATCAGCCTTCATAGACTTCAGAAGGTACTCCTGGTAGAGGGGAACTGGAGTTGAAATGGAGAAGGGGTCAAGATGTGTTTTGAGATGGGTCACTGCAAgatttattcattttttgttgttgaatgaAACATCCCAGCTGCTTACCGTTATGAAATAAATTGGATCCAAAGTCCTCATTCAACAACACctcatcttccacctcctccaaGTCACTGTATTAGTATTGAGTTTAATAGTTATAGGTTGTTTATGTTATTCTTAGTCAATGTTAACTCTATATTCAGTTTGGCTACATCAGTCTCACCTGCACGTGCTCTTATCTTCCAGGTGGTGAGGTGATGGTGAGACAGCAGGACTTTCTGCCAGTGGCTGTGGGCTTGAGAACAGCTGGTGCCCAGGAGTGATTAACGCACCTTTCCCCAAACTCGAAGTAGCCGTGTCGGCGACAGATCTCAGGGCTGCTCCAATACCAACCGAACTGCAGAAAGAAATGTCAAGAAACAGCGGAAGTGTGCCCCCGCAGCGCAGTCTAACTGTTGTGTAGAAAATGCCTAAAAAGTATTTGAAATAGTCTGAGGGCACATTTTGCAATTCACGGTAGTAGTCAGGAGTACGTAACATTGCGATGGATCTCACTCACCCAAGCATTTCGAAAATACTAggcctactttcctctcctccaacaTGAAGATGGGTGCCCATCTCCACAGAAGTCTTTTGCGCACCGACGTCCTCGTTAAAGACATTAGGCCTACTGCCACTACCTTTTGTGTCGAAATGTTCATAGTCATGTTCATGATTGTTGTGTACATGGGTGTCCATATTAGCCTACGTGCCGACACAAAAGTTACTTGGCACGCATAAAACCATAAACGACCTGATCACCTAGCCTACGCTGATTTCGACAGAATGAATGCTCACTGTTACATTTGGGTGCATGTGCGACGCACAGTCCGTGCTTCCCCATTGGCTATTCATTTCGTTGATTGATTTCACGTGATGGTGGGACTAATGAGTCAGCATTATTTCCATGAGTGCAAAACACCCATTTGACAGAAAACCACACAAACAGGTCAATAAAATATAAAgaacattttttatttctttttcaaatcGTATACAAGATCAAACAGAGTAAGTGAAGTAGCCTGAATGTTGTTGATACCTGGCCCGAGACTACATTGAAAATGATCATAAATGTCAGACGGACGAGACAGCTGGAAAAAGGTTGCGCCAGGGTTATGACATTACTTACAATATTCGGCCAATTAAAAACGACTTGCAGATGGATATATGATTTGAATAAAATGGAGAATGCCACGACAGCCCCAATGGGGTGTCATTGTGATAAAACTAGTGGCATCACGaatttaacattttttaaaacacaaaattgaaaacaaaaaaagtaacttTCACCACTTTCACCTTTTCATAACATTTTTTTAATGAAACTAAGAAAAAGGCCAACCCGTTATCATTTTAACACCATAAAACACAATATGATGATGGAAAGCAAATCTTTCTTTTCAGTTGAGTGTACACAAGCCGCACACACATCAAGTTATCCAGGATTGGCAACGAAGAAAAGGAAAGGTTATTGCCCGAAATGAAACCATGAGACCCATGTAAGACACAGAAAGCACCTCTGAAAAAGACACGTCTCCACATTTTCACAGTGTGTAATTCCCACAGTGTGAAAATAATTTGTATGGTGCAAAGAACTTAAATTtggaaacaataacaaaaaacaaaggtAACTTGATGCAGGCAATGTGCAGAAACACTGCCATTAGCAATTTTATGAACAAAGCACACATGCTTTGTGGGATGTTCACTTGAGGCAGACCGACTACCCCCACCCCTACTCCTCAAGAATCATAACTGGTGTCTCGGGATATGAGACAGGCTTGGCCTTTTACTTTTAGTGCTGCCTTCACCATCATACAAGACTGATCTCGTTCActataccccccctcccccccaacacacacacaatatctcacaACTTCCATATTTTCCTTCAGACGTTCCTTCAAAACATCTCAGAGCTTTTTCTGTGCTCTTGAAAACTCCAGTCTCTTAGTTATCACATCTCCCACAATATTATATTTTTATGCATTTTGTTGCTTTTGTATCAGCCTCTTTCCCGCCACTGCCTGAATGCTGAACAGAATTTCTCATGCTGCTCACGATGCTCATGATTATATCGACCATCTAGCATGCTCTCTCTTGATCTCAGCCATCAAGTTGACTGGTTTCTAACTGATAATAAAAATGCCCTTGAAGACTAACTTCAAGACCCTGAAGGACATTGTTCAATCATCTCCCAACTTGCCTACGTTGAGCGCCGATGACGCCAACGTTTCGCTGGGAAACTTGACGAGGCCACATCAAACCCATCTCAAACACAGTAGACCCAGGGatagactcactcactcaaaacATGGCTTCAGCCACATTTACACAGAAGACGGACAGAGGATGGACAGAGAaccaaaagaggagaagaagcgaGAGAAGGTTGACCACCAGCAGTCTCGAGCAGAAAGATAAGTCCCACAGGGGGTGTGGGACTCACAGGGGGTGTGGTGATGTCTTCTGGGGCGAGGACGTGCTACAACATTATCAGAAACACAAGACCGAGGTCAGCGAACCAGCCAAACAGCCAAGTCAGTCAGTGGATGGATGGAGCTCGTCTAAGACGGCACACTGATCTTGCGagccagcagcatcagcagcgccAGCTCCACGCAGCCCTGTGCCTGCTCCAGCGCTTGCGTGGCCTCCTGCAGCGAGAAGCCCGCCGCCTGGATCCTCTGGATGTCCTCCACAGGGAAACGATGCGCAGCCGCTGGGGGGCCCAGAGgagctggagcagcagcagcagcagcaacggggGCAGCAGGAGCAGAGGAAGGAGCAGGAGCTGCTGGAACAGCAGCACGAGGAATAGAGGCAgaaggagaggcaggaggaggaactGTGGAGGAAGAGCTGGTGgctgaggca from the Engraulis encrasicolus isolate BLACKSEA-1 chromosome 14, IST_EnEncr_1.0, whole genome shotgun sequence genome contains:
- the si:ch73-15b2.5 gene encoding rho guanine nucleotide exchange factor 19, coding for MDTHVHNNHEHDYEHFDTKGSGSRPNVFNEDVGAQKTSVEMGTHLHVGGEESRPSIFEMLGSVGIGAALRSVADTATSSLGKGALITPGHQLFSSPQPLAESPAVSPSPHHLEDKSTCSDLEEVEDEVLLNEDFGSNLFHNVPLYQEYLLKSMKADIQRVHQTGLSDLVASQQWLPGLECPAQPGLARSARLSLSPTPAVLKDRGAYSLWQELSVVKEQGLLGLLTAKEVRRQETMFELLTSEASYLKSLRVAVNHFQCSKTLQKTLSSLEHHILFSNLRGVCGVSESFLLDLERHLQESVVMSKVGDIVLHHRMKLHAVYVPYVTNLMYQEDLMSKLQKKHRFSHVLHKLERDAKCQRQTLKSFLVLPFQRITRIKLILEATLKLTDPDDSCFGPLSEAIDVLHQIVSECNKKVLCMKQTEELVHLEKLLDFGQMKAIPLTKPGRYLVREGRLRQTDVRVCAIAGSTVSFSDVYLHLFNDLLLLSVERESNFSVQEYAWFPCNVHAEDIKANILGQPKECFLLHLTPSHKSTTLILVANTCTERDLWVNALNSHR